The Octadecabacter arcticus 238 genome contains a region encoding:
- a CDS encoding LacI family DNA-binding transcriptional regulator: protein MTQISQTPTLQDVAAAAGVSTATVSRCLNFPDQVAERTRTKVMHAVKALSYSPNFGARAMAARRTNTIGAIIPTMENAVFARGLEAFQAELLEHGFTMLVASTSYRPDIEEQQIRALVARGADALLLIGHERSPEVYQFLEAQRIPTLITWAFDGQSIRPSIGFDNRKAMRLMALKVIELGHSNLAFISAETNQNDRAKARHWGIEDAMATSGLNPRDLHVLETTYGIEQGATAFEQVMKAAPQTTAVICGNDVLGVGALRRAREMGVKVPQDVSITGFDDIELAEIAYPALTTVHVPHREMGRRAGEALAKLVTDGTLIEATELEAHLVLRETLAPARS from the coding sequence ATGACGCAAATTTCGCAAACACCTACCTTGCAAGACGTTGCAGCTGCAGCAGGTGTCTCTACGGCGACAGTCTCACGCTGCCTGAATTTCCCAGATCAGGTTGCTGAACGGACCCGGACCAAAGTTATGCATGCGGTCAAAGCGTTAAGCTATTCGCCAAACTTCGGTGCAAGGGCGATGGCCGCGCGGCGCACCAACACGATTGGCGCAATTATCCCGACGATGGAGAACGCCGTTTTTGCACGTGGTTTGGAAGCCTTTCAAGCCGAGCTTTTGGAGCATGGGTTTACGATGCTTGTGGCCAGCACATCATACCGCCCCGATATCGAAGAACAGCAAATTCGTGCCTTGGTCGCACGTGGAGCAGACGCTCTGCTCTTGATTGGCCATGAACGAAGCCCCGAAGTCTACCAGTTCCTTGAAGCCCAGCGCATACCTACGCTTATAACGTGGGCCTTCGATGGGCAGTCAATTCGGCCATCGATCGGCTTTGACAATCGAAAGGCCATGCGCTTGATGGCTCTCAAGGTTATAGAACTTGGTCACAGCAATCTTGCGTTCATTTCTGCAGAAACCAATCAGAACGACCGCGCAAAGGCGCGTCATTGGGGGATTGAGGATGCGATGGCGACATCCGGCTTAAACCCGCGGGATCTGCATGTTTTAGAAACGACATACGGTATCGAACAAGGTGCCACTGCTTTTGAGCAAGTAATGAAGGCCGCGCCCCAAACGACGGCTGTTATTTGCGGAAATGATGTTTTGGGTGTCGGTGCCTTGCGCCGCGCGCGGGAAATGGGCGTGAAAGTGCCCCAAGATGTATCAATCACTGGTTTCGATGATATAGAATTGGCTGAAATAGCCTACCCCGCGCTGACAACCGTCCACGTTCCCCATCGCGAAATGGGGCGCCGTGCAGGGGAAGCCCTTGCCAAACTTGTGACCGACGGAACATTAATAGAAGCCACCGAACTCGAGGCGCACCTTGTCCTTCGTGAAACGCTAGCGCCTGCCAGGAGCTAA
- a CDS encoding TRAP transporter substrate-binding protein yields the protein MNKDIKELKSVERRNFLKLAGSGAFTAALVAGAAGSLWSTAAVAQTAQEEADREAGAEHTMTIATAYILGATRSYPIMQLDLKENIQNAANGKVYVKLAPGGQLGAGGALAQSVQTGTIQAAQHSLSNFAPFASVVDLINMPYLCGSNQRFTNLVHSDIWAQEVNPKVEAAGFKALFYVNIDPRVVAVRKGGAGAVITPGDLDGVKFRVPGSAMLQQYYRMVGANPTPVAWGETPSAIAQGVADALDPSVGALYVFGFKDLLSHVTFTQAVPDSQVYSCNLEWFNSMPADIQDAIMEASEITRHQNLAKVPSARNYAMAELRKSGVEFHSLSDDQLGEWQAAGGYQLAEWDSFKVELAGSMDTFAKLEEAAGTQGRYYVHDA from the coding sequence ATGAATAAAGACATCAAAGAACTGAAATCGGTCGAGCGCCGTAATTTCCTGAAACTTGCAGGGTCTGGGGCATTCACCGCCGCCCTCGTTGCAGGTGCCGCAGGTTCGCTTTGGTCGACAGCAGCCGTCGCCCAGACAGCACAGGAAGAAGCCGACCGCGAAGCAGGTGCCGAACATACCATGACAATCGCCACCGCTTATATTTTGGGTGCGACACGCAGCTACCCGATCATGCAGTTGGATCTTAAAGAAAACATCCAAAACGCCGCGAACGGTAAAGTCTATGTTAAGCTGGCCCCTGGTGGTCAGCTCGGCGCAGGTGGTGCACTGGCACAATCCGTGCAGACGGGCACAATTCAGGCCGCACAGCATTCACTGTCCAACTTCGCACCGTTCGCGAGCGTTGTTGACTTGATTAACATGCCCTACTTGTGTGGTTCCAACCAGCGTTTCACCAACCTCGTGCATTCCGACATCTGGGCACAAGAAGTGAACCCGAAAGTAGAAGCCGCCGGTTTCAAGGCGCTGTTTTACGTCAACATCGACCCACGCGTCGTCGCTGTTCGCAAAGGCGGAGCAGGTGCGGTGATAACACCGGGCGATCTGGACGGCGTGAAGTTCCGCGTTCCAGGCTCTGCGATGTTGCAGCAATACTACCGCATGGTCGGCGCAAACCCTACACCGGTTGCATGGGGCGAAACACCGTCCGCGATTGCACAAGGTGTGGCTGACGCGCTCGATCCATCTGTTGGCGCGCTGTACGTCTTTGGCTTCAAGGACCTGTTGTCGCACGTGACGTTCACGCAGGCAGTTCCGGATTCTCAAGTCTATTCCTGTAACCTCGAGTGGTTCAATTCCATGCCGGCTGACATTCAGGACGCGATCATGGAAGCGTCTGAAATCACCCGTCATCAGAACCTTGCCAAGGTGCCATCGGCACGCAACTACGCCATGGCCGAACTGCGCAAATCAGGCGTTGAATTCCACTCACTGTCGGACGACCAGTTGGGTGAATGGCAGGCGGCTGGTGGATACCAGTTGGCCGAATGGGACAGCTTCAAGGTTGAACTGGCAGGGTCCATGGACACCTTCGCCAAGCTCGAAGAAGCCGCTGGCACTCAAGGGCGCTACTACGTTCACGACGCCTAA
- a CDS encoding TRAP transporter small permease gives MSFLHRLNRDAERWLLLVFYVMLVLTMSIEVLRREIFSYSSIWGEEIVRYSFIYLAWIGAAAAVKERAHIRIDVLMHYVGPRMKALLYIFGDLVMFGVAAIALYWSWESVHVSWKFGSVSHGLRISMVWFFMAVPLGFAIMIVRLIQSLLRDIRSLRDGTPVYEGDKLFD, from the coding sequence ATGAGCTTCTTGCACAGACTGAACCGAGACGCGGAGCGTTGGCTGCTCTTGGTGTTCTACGTGATGTTGGTTCTGACCATGTCCATAGAAGTGCTGCGCCGTGAGATTTTTTCATATTCTTCCATCTGGGGTGAAGAAATCGTGCGCTACTCATTTATCTATCTTGCGTGGATCGGGGCTGCCGCCGCCGTCAAGGAACGTGCGCACATTCGCATTGACGTGTTGATGCACTATGTCGGCCCCCGCATGAAAGCGCTGCTTTATATCTTCGGCGATCTTGTGATGTTTGGCGTTGCAGCGATCGCTCTCTACTGGTCGTGGGAATCGGTCCACGTCTCGTGGAAATTTGGATCGGTCAGTCACGGCCTGCGCATATCAATGGTCTGGTTCTTCATGGCCGTGCCGCTGGGCTTTGCCATTATGATTGTGAGACTCATCCAATCCCTGTTGCGCGACATACGTTCCCTTCGTGACGGAACCCCCGTCTACGAAGGCGACAAGCTGTTTGATTGA
- a CDS encoding TRAP transporter large permease, with translation MLFNPIEQIVILGWDFYLPALAFVLMCALAVPVWASIGVASSMMLLMAGDLPLALLGESLFHGIDAFALTAVPLFILTGDVLVRTGLSRKFLDVAEALTQFAKGGFGSATVLVCGMFAAISGSDAAGAAAVGRMTIYRLVESGYPRPYACALVAAGACTGILIPPSIAYIIVGLILGISASTLFLAAIIPGVSILLAILITNLIVNRIYSYEGGGNLSSGEYFSRLGQSLVSGWYAFIVPGIIFYGIFSGRLTPTEAGATAVVVTIAIGFIIGTLKLADFPAMLVSSAKVNGIILPIIAFSLPLAQALAIMGVPQGFVSAATAMTDNPIILILMMIGILIAAGCVMETTPNIVILAPILKPLSDSIGMNEIQFCIMMITALGVGFITPPLGLNLFVVSGITGESILKIAWRAIPFVLCMLVVVLLIAFIPAISTTFLPEIYK, from the coding sequence ATGCTTTTTAACCCAATTGAACAAATCGTCATACTTGGATGGGATTTCTACCTGCCGGCCCTCGCGTTTGTGCTGATGTGTGCATTGGCGGTGCCTGTCTGGGCGTCCATCGGTGTCGCTTCGAGCATGATGTTGCTGATGGCGGGCGATTTGCCACTGGCGCTGCTGGGCGAAAGTCTGTTTCATGGCATTGATGCCTTCGCGCTGACCGCTGTGCCGCTGTTTATCCTGACTGGTGACGTTCTTGTGCGCACGGGTCTCAGCCGTAAATTCCTCGACGTGGCGGAGGCCCTGACCCAGTTCGCCAAAGGCGGGTTTGGATCGGCCACCGTTCTGGTTTGCGGCATGTTCGCTGCGATCTCCGGTTCGGACGCCGCGGGCGCTGCGGCGGTGGGGCGTATGACAATCTATCGCCTTGTGGAGAGCGGCTATCCGCGCCCCTATGCTTGCGCCTTGGTTGCTGCGGGTGCTTGCACAGGCATCCTGATCCCACCCTCCATCGCATATATTATCGTCGGCTTGATCCTCGGAATATCTGCCTCGACACTGTTTCTTGCAGCGATCATTCCGGGCGTGTCGATCCTGCTGGCGATCCTGATCACCAACCTGATCGTCAACCGCATTTACAGTTATGAAGGCGGCGGCAACCTGTCTTCGGGCGAATACTTTTCCCGGCTCGGCCAATCGCTAGTTTCGGGTTGGTATGCCTTCATCGTCCCCGGTATCATCTTTTATGGCATCTTTTCAGGTCGTTTGACACCGACCGAAGCGGGCGCCACCGCAGTCGTCGTCACAATAGCCATAGGGTTCATTATAGGCACACTGAAACTGGCAGACTTTCCGGCAATGCTGGTCAGTTCCGCCAAGGTCAACGGCATCATTTTGCCCATCATCGCGTTCTCGCTGCCACTGGCACAGGCGCTGGCGATCATGGGCGTGCCGCAAGGGTTCGTGTCTGCTGCGACCGCTATGACTGATAACCCAATAATCCTAATTCTGATGATGATCGGTATTCTGATTGCGGCGGGATGTGTAATGGAAACAACGCCTAACATCGTGATCCTCGCCCCGATCCTAAAGCCACTATCTGACAGCATTGGAATGAACGAAATTCAGTTCTGCATCATGATGATCACAGCGCTGGGTGTTGGCTTCATCACACCGCCGCTGGGTCTGAACCTGTTCGTGGTCTCTGGTATCACCGGTGAATCCATACTCAAGATCGCTTGGCGGGCGATCCCCTTCGTGTTGTGTATGCTGGTTGTCGTCTTGCTGATCGCATTCATTCCCGCAATTTCCACTACTTTTCTTCCAGAAATTTACAAATAA
- the hisD gene encoding histidinol dehydrogenase produces MARTYLKKATLTAQSGASDVHDIVQGILTDIEAGGDDKAREYAVKFDKYDGNIILTDEEIQAACDRVPEKLKQDIQFAHDNVRRFAEAQKGTVKDIEFEITPGLIAGQKAIPVDAAGCYVPGGRYSHIASAIMTVTTAKVAGCSHITATSPPRPGLGVAPAIVYAAHICGAHKIMALGGVQGVAAMTFGLFGLPKANILVGPGNQFVAEAKRILFGRVGIDMIAGPTDSLVLADKTADPHIVAADLVSQAEHGYNSPVWLVTDDVALAKDVMARVPVLIDDLPELNRENAFAAWRDYAEVIVCKDREDMAACSDEYAPEHLTVQAEDLDWWLGRLSCYGSLFLGEETTVSYGDKASGTNHVLPTSGAAGYTGGLSVHKYMKIVTWQRSTRDGSKRVAEATARISRLEGMEGHARAADVRLAKYFPNETFDLTADG; encoded by the coding sequence ATGGCACGGACCTATCTCAAGAAAGCGACGCTGACGGCACAATCTGGCGCGTCGGACGTTCATGACATTGTTCAGGGGATCCTGACGGACATTGAGGCGGGCGGGGATGACAAGGCCCGTGAATACGCGGTCAAGTTCGACAAGTATGACGGGAACATCATCCTGACGGACGAAGAAATCCAAGCGGCCTGCGATCGTGTGCCGGAGAAGTTGAAACAGGACATCCAATTCGCCCATGACAACGTGCGTCGGTTTGCCGAGGCCCAAAAGGGCACGGTCAAAGACATTGAATTTGAAATCACGCCAGGTCTGATCGCGGGACAGAAAGCGATCCCCGTGGATGCTGCGGGCTGTTACGTTCCAGGGGGGCGTTATAGCCATATCGCAAGCGCAATTATGACGGTGACAACGGCAAAGGTCGCAGGGTGTAGCCACATCACCGCAACATCGCCGCCGCGTCCCGGCTTGGGCGTTGCCCCCGCGATTGTTTATGCAGCCCATATTTGTGGCGCCCACAAAATTATGGCGCTGGGCGGTGTGCAAGGCGTCGCTGCAATGACGTTTGGGTTGTTCGGCTTGCCTAAGGCGAACATTCTTGTGGGTCCTGGCAATCAGTTCGTCGCTGAGGCCAAGCGTATCTTGTTCGGTCGTGTCGGAATCGATATGATCGCGGGCCCGACTGACAGCTTGGTTTTGGCCGACAAGACTGCGGATCCGCATATCGTCGCGGCGGACTTAGTGAGCCAAGCAGAGCATGGATATAACTCGCCAGTCTGGCTGGTAACGGACGACGTGGCTTTGGCCAAAGATGTCATGGCGCGCGTGCCCGTATTGATTGACGACCTTCCGGAACTGAACCGCGAAAACGCATTTGCCGCGTGGCGTGATTATGCCGAAGTGATCGTGTGCAAAGACCGCGAAGACATGGCCGCCTGTTCGGATGAATATGCACCCGAACATTTGACCGTTCAGGCAGAAGACCTCGATTGGTGGTTGGGTCGGTTGTCTTGCTATGGTTCTCTGTTCTTGGGCGAAGAAACGACTGTGTCTTACGGTGACAAGGCGTCAGGTACGAACCACGTTTTGCCAACGTCTGGCGCAGCGGGTTACACGGGCGGTTTGTCCGTTCACAAATACATGAAAATCGTCACCTGGCAGCGATCTACACGCGATGGGTCCAAGCGGGTTGCTGAAGCGACCGCGCGGATATCGCGACTGGAAGGAATGGAAGGCCACGCGCGCGCAGCCGATGTTCGCCTTGCCAAGTATTTCCCGAATGAGACGTTCGATTTGACCGCAGATGGCTAA
- the istA gene encoding IS21 family transposase: MELYRKVRLARRGGMSERAAAVHFGISRASVKKMMSFSVPPGYQRTAKIKRPKLDGFTGFIDQWLQDDLSRNRKQRHTAKRIFERLRDEHQFRGGQTTVKNYVREHGRHHREMFVPLAHAPGHAQADFGEAMVVIGGVEQKAHFFALDLPYSDACFVRAYPAAVSEAWVDGHVHAFAFFGRVPQSVLYDNDRCLVAKILPDGSRKRTKLFSGFLSHYFIQDRYGRPGKGNDKGAVEGLVGYARRNFMVPIPHFATWEAFNLWLEEQCRKRQNDVLRGHSDSIGQRLARDLEAMMDLPASPFDACDQASGQVNSQALVRYKTNDYSVPVAYSHRDVWLRGYVDQVVIGCGGDVISRHPRCWDREDMVFDPIHYLPLLDQKAGALDQAAPLAGWDLPDEFATLRRLMEARMIKAGRREYVQVLRLLETFEMGDLHIAIKNALRMGAIGFDAVKHLVLCQVEQRPPKLDLDVYPYLPKANVGTTSAASYMSLMRGQSA; encoded by the coding sequence GTGGAACTTTACAGAAAGGTCCGCCTCGCACGTCGAGGTGGCATGAGCGAACGAGCAGCAGCCGTTCATTTTGGGATATCGCGCGCGAGCGTGAAGAAGATGATGAGCTTTTCGGTTCCGCCCGGATATCAACGAACTGCGAAGATCAAGCGGCCCAAGCTTGATGGCTTTACCGGCTTCATTGATCAATGGCTGCAAGACGATCTCAGCCGGAACCGTAAGCAACGTCACACGGCCAAGCGCATTTTTGAACGTCTGCGGGACGAGCATCAATTTCGAGGCGGGCAAACCACGGTCAAGAACTATGTCCGGGAACATGGCCGCCACCATCGAGAGATGTTTGTCCCACTGGCACATGCGCCTGGCCACGCTCAGGCGGATTTTGGCGAAGCGATGGTCGTGATCGGCGGTGTGGAGCAGAAGGCACATTTCTTTGCACTGGATCTGCCCTACAGCGACGCATGCTTTGTGCGTGCTTATCCTGCAGCGGTCTCCGAGGCCTGGGTTGATGGCCATGTCCATGCCTTTGCCTTCTTCGGGCGGGTGCCGCAGTCGGTTCTCTACGACAACGACCGGTGCCTTGTTGCGAAGATCCTGCCAGACGGTTCACGCAAGCGGACCAAACTGTTCAGCGGGTTTCTGTCGCATTACTTCATCCAGGATCGTTATGGTCGCCCGGGCAAGGGCAACGATAAAGGCGCCGTTGAGGGTCTGGTCGGATATGCCCGGCGCAACTTCATGGTGCCCATCCCTCATTTTGCCACGTGGGAGGCATTCAATCTTTGGCTGGAAGAGCAATGCCGCAAGCGCCAGAACGATGTCTTGCGCGGGCATAGCGACAGCATCGGGCAACGCTTGGCCCGCGATCTTGAGGCCATGATGGATCTGCCAGCATCTCCGTTCGATGCCTGTGATCAGGCCAGCGGCCAAGTGAACTCGCAAGCATTGGTGCGCTATAAAACCAACGATTATTCCGTTCCGGTTGCCTATAGCCATCGTGACGTCTGGCTACGCGGCTATGTCGATCAGGTTGTGATTGGCTGTGGTGGCGACGTCATTTCCCGCCACCCAAGGTGCTGGGACCGCGAAGACATGGTCTTTGACCCGATCCACTACTTGCCCCTGCTGGATCAGAAGGCGGGCGCATTGGATCAAGCCGCCCCTTTGGCGGGCTGGGACTTGCCGGACGAATTTGCGACCCTGCGCCGCTTGATGGAAGCCCGAATGATCAAGGCGGGGCGGCGTGAGTATGTACAGGTCTTGCGGCTGCTGGAGACCTTCGAGATGGGGGACCTGCACATCGCCATCAAAAACGCGCTGCGCATGGGCGCAATTGGCTTTGATGCCGTCAAACATCTTGTGCTTTGCCAAGTCGAGCAGCGGCCACCCAAGCTGGATCTGGATGTCTATCCCTATCTGCCCAAGGCCAATGTCGGCACAACATCTGCAGCCAGTTACATGTCCTTGATGCGGGGGCAATCAGCATGA
- the istB gene encoding IS21-like element helper ATPase IstB, whose translation MTEAPQILLDHRLKSLRLPTVLREYSKLAKQAAAEGLDHVQFLARLIELEMIDRERRMIERRIKAAKFPAVKSLDSFDFKAIPALNKMQVLELARCEWIERRENVISLGPSGTGKTHVALGLGLSACQKGMSVGFVTAAALVHELMEARDERRLLRLQKQMVGYKLLIIDELGFVPLSKTGAELLFELISQRYERGSTLITSNLPFDEWTETFGSERLTGALLDRLTHHVNILEMNGESYRLGQSKARQATPKT comes from the coding sequence ATGACTGAAGCTCCCCAAATCCTTCTGGACCACCGCCTCAAATCGCTGCGGCTGCCGACCGTTCTGCGGGAATACAGCAAACTGGCCAAGCAAGCCGCAGCCGAGGGACTGGACCATGTGCAATTCCTTGCACGTCTAATCGAACTGGAGATGATTGACCGGGAACGCAGGATGATCGAGCGCAGGATCAAAGCCGCAAAGTTCCCAGCCGTTAAAAGTCTGGACAGCTTCGATTTCAAGGCGATCCCCGCCCTGAACAAGATGCAGGTGCTGGAGTTGGCGCGTTGCGAATGGATCGAACGGCGTGAGAATGTCATCTCGCTTGGCCCCTCGGGCACCGGCAAGACCCATGTCGCCTTGGGCCTTGGCCTATCAGCATGCCAGAAAGGCATGTCCGTTGGATTTGTCACCGCCGCCGCACTCGTCCATGAGCTGATGGAGGCCAGAGACGAACGCAGACTGCTACGGCTTCAAAAGCAGATGGTGGGTTACAAGCTGCTGATCATCGACGAGTTGGGCTTTGTGCCACTGAGCAAAACCGGCGCTGAGCTGCTGTTTGAATTGATCTCCCAACGCTACGAGCGCGGATCCACGCTAATCACAAGCAACCTGCCATTCGACGAATGGACAGAAACATTTGGGTCAGAACGCCTGACAGGCGCACTCCTCGACCGCCTGACCCACCACGTCAACATCCTAGAGATGAATGGCGAAAGCTACCGCCTTGGTCAGAGTAAGGCGCGTCAGGCAACGCCCAAAACCTGA
- a CDS encoding HGGxSTG domain-containing protein → MKANPKPWLYGPNWQGIRCEARTRRGTLCQRPARLPVGRCKLHGGASTGSRPRKALRDSRRLKPSMGSTPKRREQRLGALQRRGVRGAANLRSWRRGSWTTGIWTRTGGIGSNKGLVIAGSWHWTNCLGGCCGHPQGQVGMLQGGAPKQVPRSLDHGPIMLVPQIRGVEFHPNRIVASVP, encoded by the coding sequence ATGAAAGCTAATCCCAAACCATGGCTCTACGGCCCAAACTGGCAGGGTATTCGGTGCGAGGCTCGGACCCGTCGGGGTACCTTGTGCCAGCGCCCCGCTAGACTCCCTGTGGGGCGCTGTAAGCTCCATGGAGGGGCTTCCACTGGTTCAAGACCAAGGAAGGCCTTGCGCGACTCACGGAGGCTAAAACCAAGCATGGGCTCTACACCAAAGAGAAGAGAGCAGCGGCTAGGCGCTTTGCAGAGGAGGGGCGTCAGAGGCGCGGCGAACTTAAGGAGCTGGAGGCGTGGTTCGTGGACCACGGGCATTTGGACAAGGACTGGCGGGATTGGTTCAAATAAGGGGCTGGTGATAGCAGGCTCGTGGCATTGGACCAATTGCCTTGGGGGTTGCTGTGGTCATCCTCAGGGGCAAGTAGGGATGCTGCAAGGGGGGGCACCCAAACAAGTACCGCGGTCCTTGGACCATGGGCCTATAATGTTGGTGCCACAAATTCGTGGGGTGGAGTTTCATCCTAACAGAATAGTAGCGAGTGTCCCATAG